A genomic segment from Chitinophaga flava encodes:
- a CDS encoding diacylglycerol/lipid kinase family protein: MKKILFIINRKAGTDREKRLEGAINRHFPASKYDVHITHLAYLGHGADLAREAVVNGVDTVVAVGGDGSINEIAQGLVDSNTAMAILPLGSGNGLARALKIPLDVDKALRLIVANKQRPIDVGYANEHLFLSNAGVGFDALIAEQFKHTKKRGLLGYAKLVLKSFSSYNPEAYHISIDGRKLDEKAFLLTVANGNQFGYEFKLAPGASVFDGQLDLCIMPPVRFYHLLPVSIYSLLGNIDKTRYLKHLTGKEIIIHSNSLQYLQVDGDAVPVGGDGSVKLTIKPAAIKVVVNE; the protein is encoded by the coding sequence TTGAAGAAGATCCTTTTTATCATAAACCGCAAGGCGGGCACTGATCGTGAAAAACGGCTGGAAGGTGCTATTAACAGGCATTTCCCTGCAAGCAAGTACGATGTGCATATCACGCATCTTGCTTATCTGGGTCACGGCGCCGACCTGGCCCGGGAAGCTGTTGTCAACGGCGTAGATACTGTTGTGGCTGTTGGTGGCGATGGCTCCATTAATGAGATCGCCCAGGGGCTCGTAGACTCAAACACGGCAATGGCGATACTGCCACTAGGCAGCGGCAACGGCCTGGCCCGTGCGCTTAAAATACCACTCGATGTAGACAAAGCATTGCGCCTGATCGTAGCCAACAAACAACGTCCTATCGATGTCGGATATGCAAATGAACATCTGTTCCTCAGTAATGCCGGTGTAGGTTTCGATGCGCTGATAGCTGAACAGTTCAAGCATACCAAAAAACGCGGGTTGCTGGGATATGCTAAACTGGTATTAAAAAGTTTCAGCAGCTACAATCCGGAAGCTTATCATATCAGCATCGATGGCCGCAAGCTCGACGAAAAGGCATTCCTGCTGACAGTAGCCAATGGCAACCAGTTTGGTTATGAATTCAAACTGGCGCCTGGCGCCAGCGTATTCGACGGGCAACTGGACCTCTGTATCATGCCTCCGGTACGCTTTTATCACCTGTTGCCGGTAAGCATCTATTCCTTACTGGGCAATATCGATAAAACACGCTATCTTAAACATCTCACCGGTAAAGAAATCATCATCCACAGCAATTCCCTGCAATATCTGCAGGTAGACGGTGATGCAGTACCAGTAGGTGGTGATGGCAGCGTAAAGCTTACCATAAAACCCGCCGCCATCAAGGTAGTAGTGAATGAATAA
- the nadC gene encoding carboxylating nicotinate-nucleotide diphosphorylase, with amino-acid sequence MLDETALNAFIRSALAEDIGNGDHSTLACIPPTAKGKALLKIKENGILAGMEVAEAIFKWLDMYAVFKPLKKDGDAMVAGEAAFEIEAAVHTLLMGERLVLNCMQRMSGIATLTRQYVDRLQGYHTRILDTRKTTPNFRMLEKEAVRIGGGVNHRMGLYDMVMLKDNHIDFVGGITAAVNKTVDYLAEKKLPLKIEVETRNLDDVKEALAVGHVDRIMLDNFTPEQITAAMAIINGKVETEASGGITIDTLQDYAKTGVDFISVGAIIHHAVSLDLSLKAIIP; translated from the coding sequence ATGTTAGATGAAACAGCGCTGAACGCGTTTATCAGGAGTGCCCTGGCAGAAGATATCGGAAATGGCGACCACTCTACGTTGGCTTGTATCCCTCCTACTGCCAAAGGAAAAGCTTTGCTGAAGATCAAGGAAAACGGTATCCTGGCAGGTATGGAAGTGGCAGAAGCCATATTTAAATGGCTGGATATGTATGCGGTGTTCAAGCCGTTAAAAAAAGATGGTGATGCGATGGTGGCCGGTGAGGCTGCTTTTGAAATAGAGGCAGCCGTACATACGCTGCTGATGGGTGAAAGACTGGTGCTCAACTGTATGCAGCGCATGAGTGGCATCGCTACCCTCACCCGTCAATACGTAGACAGGCTGCAGGGATATCATACCCGCATCCTCGATACCCGCAAAACCACACCCAACTTCCGTATGCTGGAAAAAGAAGCCGTTCGTATAGGCGGTGGCGTTAATCACCGGATGGGGCTTTATGATATGGTGATGCTGAAAGATAATCATATCGATTTTGTCGGTGGTATTACTGCTGCGGTCAACAAAACCGTGGACTACCTCGCAGAAAAAAAACTGCCACTGAAAATAGAGGTGGAAACGCGTAACCTCGACGATGTTAAGGAAGCGCTGGCTGTGGGACATGTAGATCGTATCATGCTGGACAACTTCACCCCTGAACAAATTACAGCCGCCATGGCGATCATCAACGGAAAGGTGGAAACAGAAGCCTCCGGCGGGATCACCATCGATACTTTACAGGATTATGCAAAAACGGGCGTAGACTTTATCTCCGTTGGTGCTATCATACATCATGCTGTAAGCCTGGACCTGAGCCTGAAAGCGATTATACCTTAA
- a CDS encoding DUF4783 domain-containing protein, whose translation MKKLLIVLVVLLGGIISAFALSANSHEDNSVAGPFEDVVGAIKQGDVSGLSRYLDNNVEINIGGKANSYSKAQAEIILKDFFSKNQVKSFELVHQGGETSRFGIGNLATSGGNYRLSFFLQKKGGSMVLNELRFESK comes from the coding sequence ATGAAGAAGCTATTGATTGTGCTGGTGGTGTTGTTGGGAGGAATTATTTCGGCATTTGCGCTGTCGGCAAACTCACATGAAGATAATTCGGTAGCCGGACCATTTGAAGATGTAGTGGGCGCTATCAAACAAGGTGATGTAAGTGGTTTATCCCGTTACCTGGACAACAATGTGGAAATCAATATTGGCGGTAAAGCCAATTCCTATAGTAAAGCACAGGCAGAAATCATTCTAAAGGATTTCTTTTCTAAAAACCAGGTGAAGTCATTTGAGCTGGTACATCAGGGAGGTGAAACCTCCAGGTTTGGTATTGGTAATCTGGCCACCTCCGGCGGAAATTACAGGCTTTCCTTCTTCCTCCAAAAGAAAGGAGGATCAATGGTCCTGAATGAGCTGAGATTCGAAAGTAAGTAA
- the gpmI gene encoding 2,3-bisphosphoglycerate-independent phosphoglycerate mutase gives MEKKRAILVIMDGWGEGKVPTADAIAQAQTPFVSSLYNKYPHSHLVTCGEAVGLPDGQMGNSEVGHLNIGAGRIVYQELQRINVAVREGELASNPVLLETMAHAKNNNKALHLLGLVSNGGVHSHIEHLKAITSIAKANGLEKVYIHAFTDGRDTDPKSGLGFLEDLQAHLQQATGKIASVTGRYYAMDRDKRWERVKLAYDAMVNGIGTGTHDLLTAIKASYAEGVTDEFIKPIIVQDEQNNPLATIQEGDAVLCFNFRTDRCREISQVLTQEAFPDFGMKPLQLYFTTMTEYDKTYKNVHVIFENDNLNMTIGEVLAQENCTQVRIAETEKYPHVSFFFSGGREKEFDGERRIIVPSPKVATYDLKPEMSANEVTDVIVPVLQEKSADFVCLNFANADMVGHTGVFSAAVKAVETVDHCVSKVVTAALASNYTVFLTADHGNADYMINADGTPNTAHTLNLVPFFIISNDFQGKVKDGKLGDIAPTILHFMGLPIPKEMTGNLLV, from the coding sequence ATGGAAAAGAAAAGAGCCATTCTCGTAATTATGGACGGATGGGGCGAAGGTAAAGTTCCTACGGCCGATGCCATTGCACAAGCACAGACACCTTTTGTAAGCAGCTTATATAACAAATACCCACACAGCCACCTCGTAACCTGCGGAGAAGCAGTAGGGCTGCCGGATGGGCAAATGGGCAACTCTGAAGTAGGCCACCTCAACATCGGCGCCGGAAGGATCGTTTATCAGGAGCTGCAGAGAATCAACGTAGCTGTCCGCGAAGGAGAACTGGCCAGCAATCCTGTACTGCTGGAAACCATGGCCCACGCCAAAAACAACAACAAAGCCCTACACCTGCTGGGCCTCGTAAGCAATGGCGGCGTACACTCCCATATCGAACACCTGAAAGCAATTACCTCCATCGCCAAAGCCAATGGCCTGGAAAAAGTATATATACATGCCTTCACCGATGGCCGTGATACCGACCCTAAAAGCGGATTGGGCTTCCTGGAAGACCTCCAGGCCCACCTGCAGCAGGCAACAGGTAAAATAGCCTCCGTTACCGGCCGGTATTATGCCATGGACAGAGATAAACGCTGGGAACGCGTGAAACTGGCCTACGACGCCATGGTAAATGGCATCGGTACCGGTACCCACGATCTGCTTACCGCCATCAAAGCATCCTATGCAGAAGGCGTAACAGATGAATTCATTAAACCGATCATCGTTCAGGATGAGCAGAACAACCCCCTGGCCACCATCCAGGAAGGTGATGCAGTACTCTGCTTTAACTTCCGCACCGACCGTTGCCGCGAAATCTCCCAGGTACTCACCCAGGAAGCATTCCCTGATTTCGGTATGAAGCCGCTGCAGCTGTACTTCACCACCATGACAGAATACGACAAGACCTATAAAAACGTTCATGTTATCTTCGAAAACGATAACCTGAACATGACCATCGGTGAAGTACTGGCGCAGGAAAACTGTACACAGGTGCGCATCGCGGAAACTGAAAAATATCCGCACGTATCTTTCTTCTTCTCCGGCGGAAGAGAAAAAGAATTTGATGGTGAACGCAGGATCATCGTTCCTTCTCCTAAAGTAGCGACCTATGATCTCAAACCGGAAATGAGCGCAAATGAAGTAACGGATGTCATCGTGCCTGTACTGCAGGAGAAATCCGCCGACTTTGTCTGCCTCAACTTCGCCAATGCCGACATGGTTGGCCATACCGGTGTATTCTCCGCCGCAGTGAAAGCCGTGGAAACAGTAGACCATTGTGTAAGCAAAGTGGTAACCGCCGCTCTGGCCAGCAACTACACCGTGTTTCTCACTGCAGATCATGGCAACGCTGACTACATGATCAATGCAGATGGTACTCCCAACACTGCTCACACCCTCAACCTCGTTCCTTTCTTTATCATCAGCAACGACTTCCAGGGTAAAGTAAAAGATGGTAAACTGGGCGATATCGCACCTACCATCCTACACTTCATGGGTCTGCCCATTCCGAAGGAAATGACAGGCAATCTGCTGGTATAG
- the uvrC gene encoding excinuclease ABC subunit UvrC: MTAAEFQQISHTIPLDAGIYKYYDQAGTLLYVGKAKSLRKRVSSYFVKYHDSFKTRKLVEHIHHIEFTIVDSEQDAFLLENSLIKQFQPRYNINLKDDKTYPYIVIKHEPFPRVFFTRNVIKDGSDYLGPFTSVGRVREILEVIKYNIPLRTCNLNLSDQNIKKGKFKVCLEYHLGNCKGPCEGLQTEEDYREGLMQVKNVLKGNLAPVVNLFKEQMMQYAAAMEFEKAEIMRKKIESLENYSAKSTIVNTRMGNVDVFSIISDGNHAYVNYLRILNGTISDTKTVTLEKQLEEGDEEVLTYAIAYLRDVFKSITTEIVVPFPLEYPESNVTITVPKGGDKKKLLELSEKNVNYFKDELYRKKILHLEGKSDMERKQVLYQLQADLELPALPEHIECFDNSNFQGSYPVSACVVFKDGVASKKDYRHFNIKTVEGINDFASMKEVVYRRYARLLAEQQPLPQLVIIDGGKGQLGSAMESIRELGLIGSMTVVGLAKNEEEIFFPGDSESIKLPFNSESLKLIRRVRDEVHRFGITFHRQKRSKGTFKNELENIKGIGQQTATQLLKTFRSVAKIKQLSEEDLTNEVGAAKAKLVWNHFHQKS, from the coding sequence ATGACAGCAGCCGAGTTTCAACAAATATCACATACCATACCGCTCGATGCCGGTATCTACAAATACTACGACCAGGCAGGCACCCTACTCTATGTAGGCAAGGCCAAAAGCCTGCGTAAACGGGTAAGTTCCTATTTTGTTAAATATCACGACAGCTTCAAAACCCGTAAACTGGTGGAACATATCCACCACATCGAGTTTACCATCGTGGATTCAGAACAGGACGCCTTTCTGCTGGAAAACTCCCTCATCAAACAATTCCAGCCACGGTACAATATCAACCTGAAAGACGATAAGACCTACCCGTATATCGTTATCAAACATGAACCTTTTCCACGCGTGTTTTTTACGCGCAATGTGATAAAAGACGGTTCCGATTACCTCGGCCCCTTCACCTCTGTTGGCCGCGTCCGGGAAATACTGGAAGTGATCAAATACAATATCCCCCTGCGTACGTGCAACCTGAACCTGTCTGATCAGAACATCAAAAAAGGTAAGTTCAAGGTATGCCTCGAATACCATCTGGGCAACTGTAAAGGCCCCTGCGAAGGACTGCAGACCGAAGAAGATTACCGCGAAGGACTGATGCAGGTTAAAAACGTGTTGAAAGGCAACCTCGCACCGGTGGTCAACCTCTTCAAGGAACAAATGATGCAGTACGCCGCTGCTATGGAGTTTGAAAAGGCCGAGATCATGCGCAAAAAGATCGAAAGCCTGGAAAACTATTCCGCTAAATCCACTATCGTCAATACCCGCATGGGCAATGTGGATGTCTTCTCTATCATCAGTGATGGCAACCACGCTTACGTAAACTACCTCCGGATCCTGAATGGCACCATCTCCGATACCAAAACCGTAACACTGGAGAAACAACTGGAAGAAGGAGATGAAGAAGTACTCACCTACGCCATCGCCTATCTGAGGGATGTGTTTAAAAGTATCACTACAGAAATCGTAGTGCCTTTCCCGTTAGAATACCCGGAAAGCAATGTGACTATTACCGTACCCAAAGGAGGAGACAAAAAGAAACTGCTGGAACTGTCCGAGAAAAACGTCAATTACTTCAAGGACGAATTATACCGCAAGAAAATACTCCACCTGGAAGGCAAAAGCGATATGGAAAGAAAACAGGTACTGTACCAGCTCCAGGCCGATCTTGAGCTGCCAGCCTTACCTGAACATATTGAGTGTTTCGATAACTCCAACTTCCAGGGCAGTTATCCTGTATCCGCCTGTGTGGTGTTTAAAGACGGCGTAGCATCCAAAAAAGATTACCGTCACTTTAACATCAAAACTGTAGAGGGTATCAACGACTTTGCTTCTATGAAGGAAGTGGTATACCGTCGTTATGCCCGTTTGCTGGCAGAGCAGCAGCCATTGCCACAGCTGGTGATCATCGACGGTGGTAAAGGCCAGCTCGGGTCGGCCATGGAGAGTATCCGCGAGCTGGGCCTCATAGGCAGTATGACCGTGGTAGGTCTGGCCAAAAATGAAGAAGAAATATTTTTCCCCGGCGATTCAGAAAGTATCAAATTGCCCTTCAACAGTGAAAGCCTGAAACTCATACGTCGTGTTCGTGATGAAGTGCACCGCTTTGGTATTACCTTCCACCGGCAGAAACGCAGCAAGGGCACCTTTAAAAATGAGCTGGAAAACATTAAGGGCATAGGGCAGCAAACGGCTACCCAGCTGTTAAAAACATTCAGATCTGTAGCCAAAATCAAACAGCTTTCCGAAGAAGATCTTACCAATGAAGTAGGCGCCGCCAAGGCAAAGCTGGTGTGGAACCATTTCCATCAGAAAAGCTGA
- a CDS encoding DinB family protein has protein sequence MTPVNTIALLQDLRKQIVAAQYKAESRFGEKSSAMLQHQPQPGKWSALQCLEHLNTYGRFYLPALDKAITEAEQKGSQPTPVFRSSWLGAWFTKQMQPQPDGQLRSRMKSPKGHLPAVQPDEETVINEFVQQQQMMEALMLRAEKINLQQAKVATSLSRFIRLSVGDTFGFMTAHINRHVLQAEKAISTCQQQVKKTV, from the coding sequence ATGACCCCCGTCAACACAATAGCATTACTGCAAGACCTGCGCAAACAGATAGTCGCGGCGCAATACAAGGCTGAAAGCCGCTTTGGTGAAAAGTCTTCAGCCATGCTGCAGCATCAGCCCCAGCCCGGTAAATGGAGCGCACTGCAATGTCTGGAACATCTGAATACTTACGGCCGTTTTTACCTGCCGGCACTCGACAAAGCCATCACTGAAGCAGAACAGAAAGGCAGTCAGCCAACACCTGTTTTCCGCAGCAGTTGGCTGGGCGCCTGGTTTACGAAACAAATGCAACCCCAGCCTGACGGACAATTGCGCTCCCGCATGAAGTCTCCCAAAGGACATCTGCCCGCTGTACAACCTGATGAGGAAACAGTCATCAATGAGTTTGTTCAGCAACAACAAATGATGGAAGCCCTGATGTTGAGAGCGGAAAAAATCAATCTGCAGCAGGCTAAAGTCGCCACCTCACTGTCCCGGTTTATTCGCCTCTCAGTAGGGGATACTTTCGGTTTTATGACAGCACATATCAACCGGCATGTGCTGCAGGCCGAAAAGGCGATCAGCACCTGTCAGCAACAGGTGAAAAAAACGGTATAG
- a CDS encoding Crp/Fnr family transcriptional regulator: MISSALHKTAFSIMPLPDIEWEALAACWTPVKYKRKDMITAAGEVEKYIYFVEDGVQRLFSLEGDKEVTILFSYTGSFSGVVDSFQLQKPSPWYLEALTPSRMLRLSWTDFDRLTRQYPLIDRWVRIGTAAALAGILERHKEILSYSAEQKFRTLLTRSPHVLQLIPQKYLASYLGIDPATFSKLLRSVKL, translated from the coding sequence ATGATTTCTTCCGCACTGCATAAAACCGCCTTCAGCATCATGCCACTTCCCGATATCGAATGGGAAGCACTCGCAGCCTGCTGGACTCCGGTGAAGTATAAACGAAAAGATATGATCACCGCCGCGGGTGAAGTGGAGAAGTATATCTATTTCGTGGAAGACGGTGTACAACGATTGTTCAGCCTCGAGGGAGACAAGGAAGTGACCATTCTTTTTTCTTATACCGGCTCCTTTTCCGGTGTGGTAGACTCGTTTCAGTTGCAGAAACCTTCACCCTGGTACCTGGAAGCGCTGACACCCAGCCGTATGCTGCGGTTATCATGGACAGACTTCGACCGCCTTACACGCCAGTATCCGCTGATTGACAGATGGGTACGGATTGGTACTGCGGCTGCGCTGGCCGGCATCCTCGAAAGACATAAGGAAATACTCTCCTATAGCGCAGAACAGAAGTTCAGGACCCTGCTCACCCGCAGCCCGCATGTATTACAGCTGATACCCCAGAAATACCTGGCCTCCTACCTGGGCATAGACCCGGCCACTTTCAGCAAACTCCTGCGATCTGTAAAATTGTAA
- the porN gene encoding type IX secretion system ring subunit PorN/GldN has translation MRAVIFNRIGWCTMLLVMMATAAEAQRRGGTTRRRTASEATQQDPNAPVVNPATGNAVAPPPAQPASQRPDGITAPVVDTPRKSLRVDGVVERNLARERVPIVYDYIREDDRFWEKRVWQVIDVREKINLPFQYNVDDESGNNQLFINILLTAIKNKEIEAFNPIDDRFTTVMPYSEILTKISGEERTVRSIDPVTGEEKMVTTRDDFDPRTIKQYKIKEVWVFDKEASALKVRILGIAPMVSRMNEDGSVRASIPLFWAYYPDLRPTLAKYDVYNQNNDASTISWEDLFEMRFFGSYIVKENNTYNREIKDYIKDGVMRLLEGQSIKDRIFNKEQDLWQY, from the coding sequence ATGCGAGCAGTAATATTTAACAGAATCGGTTGGTGCACCATGTTGCTGGTGATGATGGCAACAGCTGCAGAGGCGCAAAGACGTGGCGGTACAACCCGTCGCAGAACTGCTTCAGAAGCAACTCAGCAAGACCCGAATGCGCCGGTAGTAAACCCCGCAACAGGTAATGCAGTTGCGCCACCTCCTGCTCAGCCTGCATCTCAACGGCCGGATGGTATCACTGCCCCGGTAGTAGACACTCCACGCAAATCACTGCGTGTCGACGGTGTAGTGGAAAGAAACCTTGCCAGAGAACGCGTTCCCATCGTATACGACTATATCCGCGAGGATGACCGTTTCTGGGAAAAAAGAGTATGGCAGGTGATCGACGTAAGGGAGAAAATAAACCTCCCCTTCCAATACAACGTTGACGATGAGAGTGGTAACAACCAGCTGTTTATCAATATTCTGCTGACCGCTATCAAAAATAAAGAGATAGAGGCCTTCAACCCTATCGATGACCGTTTCACCACTGTAATGCCTTATTCTGAGATCCTTACCAAGATCTCCGGTGAAGAAAGGACCGTACGCAGTATCGACCCGGTAACCGGCGAAGAAAAAATGGTGACCACCCGCGACGACTTCGATCCACGTACCATCAAACAGTACAAAATCAAAGAAGTATGGGTATTCGACAAAGAAGCTTCTGCCCTTAAAGTCCGTATCCTCGGTATTGCTCCCATGGTATCCCGTATGAACGAAGATGGTAGCGTCCGCGCTTCTATCCCCCTGTTCTGGGCTTATTATCCTGACCTGCGTCCTACCCTGGCCAAATACGATGTATATAACCAGAATAACGATGCTTCCACTATTAGCTGGGAAGACCTTTTCGAAATGCGCTTCTTCGGTAGTTACATAGTGAAGGAAAATAACACCTACAACCGCGAGATCAAAGACTACATTAAAGACGGTGTGATGAGACTCCTCGAAGGACAATCCATCAAAGACCGTATCTTTAACAAAGAACAGGATCTCTGGCAATACTAA
- the porM gene encoding type IX secretion system motor protein PorM/GldM: MALPKDPRQKMINIMYLVLTAMLALNVSAEILNAFNIVNNSIVTSNGSLTDKNNLIYQQFAEQMKDNAEKVAPLKAKAEQVKKLSDDAYKYIESLKDLIITESGGKDEHGDIKDKAGLDAPTRVMENMKKGPELEAKLVALRGQLLAFVEAKDKAKFEKTLPLKIEVGKSTGDDHTGAGPKTWTTYHFNMVPTIAAVTILGKFQNDIKNSESAIIDDLYRQIDAKNFKFDKIRPFISLNSKNLMAGQTLTAQIAVGAYSSTVNPTITVNGQSITASEGLATYSLPVSGLGEKTISGTISLPNPTGGDPITQSFTETYNVGASTTSISADKMNVLYIGLQNPISISAAGVPAEAVSASINGGNITKRGSGEYTVTVSQPGKAVINVVANIDGKVKSLGQKEFRVKRVPDPVLKVGFNKGGSMKAADFKVQMGLAAALEDFEFEGVKYDVVGYRIGVSAKGKDYLEGEANSAYFPSNVAASIRSLRPGDEVYFENVKVKGPDGVVRTMPSTIFKLN, translated from the coding sequence ATGGCACTACCTAAAGATCCTAGGCAGAAGATGATCAACATCATGTACCTGGTCTTAACGGCCATGCTTGCGTTGAACGTCTCTGCTGAAATATTGAACGCTTTTAACATCGTCAATAACTCTATCGTTACTTCCAACGGTTCCCTTACCGATAAAAACAACCTGATTTATCAGCAGTTTGCGGAACAGATGAAGGATAACGCTGAGAAAGTGGCTCCCCTGAAAGCAAAAGCTGAACAGGTGAAAAAACTCTCTGACGATGCTTATAAATACATTGAGTCACTGAAAGACCTCATCATCACTGAAAGCGGTGGTAAGGACGAACACGGTGATATCAAAGACAAAGCTGGTCTGGACGCTCCTACCCGCGTGATGGAGAACATGAAAAAAGGTCCTGAACTGGAAGCTAAACTGGTTGCCCTGCGTGGCCAGCTGCTCGCCTTCGTTGAAGCTAAAGACAAAGCGAAATTTGAAAAAACTTTACCACTGAAAATTGAAGTGGGTAAATCCACCGGTGACGATCATACCGGTGCTGGTCCTAAAACATGGACTACTTACCACTTCAACATGGTACCTACCATTGCTGCGGTTACCATCCTGGGTAAATTCCAGAATGATATCAAAAACTCTGAGTCTGCTATTATCGATGACCTCTATCGCCAGATTGATGCGAAGAACTTCAAATTCGATAAAATCAGACCCTTTATCTCCCTTAATTCTAAAAACCTGATGGCTGGACAGACCCTCACTGCTCAAATCGCAGTAGGTGCTTACAGCAGCACGGTTAATCCAACTATCACCGTTAATGGTCAGAGCATTACCGCTTCTGAAGGTTTAGCTACCTACTCCCTCCCTGTGAGTGGCCTGGGTGAAAAAACCATCTCCGGTACTATCTCTCTGCCTAACCCAACTGGTGGTGATCCTATCACTCAGTCTTTCACAGAAACTTACAACGTAGGTGCTTCTACCACCTCCATTTCTGCCGATAAGATGAACGTGCTCTATATCGGTCTGCAGAACCCAATCTCTATCTCTGCTGCCGGTGTACCTGCTGAAGCCGTTTCTGCTTCCATCAATGGTGGAAACATTACCAAACGCGGCTCCGGTGAATACACTGTAACCGTTAGCCAGCCTGGTAAAGCGGTGATCAACGTAGTAGCCAACATCGACGGTAAAGTGAAAAGCCTGGGTCAGAAAGAATTCCGCGTAAAAAGAGTACCGGATCCGGTGCTGAAAGTGGGATTCAACAAAGGTGGCAGCATGAAAGCAGCTGACTTTAAAGTTCAGATGGGTCTTGCTGCTGCACTGGAAGACTTCGAATTTGAAGGCGTAAAATACGACGTAGTAGGTTACCGTATCGGTGTATCTGCTAAAGGTAAGGACTACCTGGAAGGTGAAGCTAACTCCGCTTATTTCCCAAGCAACGTTGCTGCTTCCATTCGTTCCCTGCGTCCGGGTGATGAAGTTTACTTCGAAAACGTAAAAGTAAAAGGCCCGGATGGTGTTGTTCGTACAATGCCAAGCACAATATTTAAATTAAATTAA
- the porL gene encoding type IX secretion system motor protein PorL/GldL — MNPNKAKWLNFFVCIAASVVIIGALFKLQHWRGADIALILGLSTEALIFFVYAFVPDSGASHAEGQVVAVAGSPAVAGLDKMLQEADITPANLQRLSENFQKLGTTVDKMRDISDVVAATGDYTQKTREAAAAIGNVANAYTTAASAVSSFNSASESTRSFHEQMQGMTKNLASLNTIYELELQDTNNHLKQMNAFYSNLSKASSAMSGSIEDAKKTQEQITLLAKNLSNLNAIYGNMLTAMHGNR, encoded by the coding sequence ATGAATCCTAACAAAGCTAAATGGCTGAACTTTTTCGTATGTATTGCGGCTTCCGTTGTAATTATCGGAGCATTATTTAAACTGCAACACTGGAGGGGTGCTGATATCGCTTTGATCTTAGGTCTGAGCACAGAAGCGCTCATCTTTTTCGTATACGCATTTGTACCTGATTCCGGTGCCTCCCATGCAGAAGGCCAGGTAGTAGCGGTTGCAGGTAGCCCCGCAGTAGCCGGCCTCGACAAAATGCTGCAGGAAGCAGACATCACTCCTGCTAATCTGCAACGCCTCAGCGAAAACTTCCAGAAACTGGGAACTACCGTTGATAAAATGAGAGATATCAGCGACGTAGTAGCTGCTACCGGTGACTACACTCAGAAAACAAGAGAAGCTGCTGCTGCAATCGGTAACGTAGCTAACGCCTACACTACTGCTGCTTCCGCTGTATCTTCCTTCAATAGTGCATCTGAGTCTACCAGAAGTTTCCACGAGCAAATGCAGGGCATGACCAAAAATCTGGCTTCCCTGAATACCATCTACGAGCTCGAACTGCAGGATACCAACAACCACCTCAAACAGATGAACGCTTTCTACAGCAACCTGTCAAAAGCTTCTTCTGCAATGAGCGGCAGCATCGAAGATGCAAAGAAAACTCAGGAACAAATTACCCTGCTGGCAAAAAATCTGAGCAACCTCAATGCTATCTATGGCAACATGTTGACTGCCATGCACGGAAACAGATAA